A region of Candidatus Caldatribacterium sp. DNA encodes the following proteins:
- a CDS encoding glycosyltransferase family 4 protein, with protein MGLGAGYERLQALVKSLGIAKRIHWTGALPHEKAFEYISHFDIAVLPGTLATGAPIKLFEYAAVARPIIAPNLPNLRTWFSEDEIYFVPPEDVEALVDVIKGLAATPEYARAMGKRAQRRVQEYIWERIVAKILETAGYPVSR; from the coding sequence GTGGGTCTTGGTGCAGGGTATGAGAGGCTTCAGGCTTTAGTGAAAAGCCTGGGCATTGCGAAAAGGATTCACTGGACTGGAGCATTGCCCCATGAGAAAGCGTTCGAGTACATCTCCCATTTTGACATCGCCGTTCTTCCCGGGACGCTTGCTACCGGTGCACCAATCAAGCTCTTTGAATATGCTGCCGTGGCCCGCCCTATCATTGCTCCAAATCTTCCCAATTTACGAACTTGGTTCAGCGAGGATGAAATCTATTTTGTCCCGCCGGAAGATGTAGAAGCCCTGGTAGATGTCATCAAAGGTCTTGCTGCAACCCCAGAGTATGCAAGAGCCATGGGGAAGAGAGCCCAAAGGCGGGTGCAAGAGTACATCTGGGAGAGAATCGTGGCCAAAATCTTAGAAACTGCTGGTTATCCTGTCTCCCGTTAG
- the murJ gene encoding murein biosynthesis integral membrane protein MurJ: protein MLAAFFDIMYSMNLRKESLTRAAFVILVATFASRVLGFVREILIAHFFGARAVTDSYLVATILPSTLAGLVSGALTTVFISLFIEEREKHGEEKAWEGARVVLRASLVYLVAATFVSYLLLPYFVRAIAPGFQGERLALSLSMGYLMMPSLVFLGLLGLFTGIMNAYQVFTLPALAGLLYNTCLISFLWWARSYPVVGLSLGHMLGVLGQFLILFFALRKRKPFGGRWSFSHPILVRTWKLMLPILVGTGVGYLNLIVDRIFASLLPVGTITALNFAFRVREIPTGLFGSAIGQAVYPSTSLKVTRGKIEELRDLFSRSLEGLLLFILPATVGLLIIPRETIQILFERGAFDPHATGVTAQALFFYALGLPASASLQIVGQVFYAFQDTATPVKVGVMGLAMNIALNALLVRSMAHRGLALATSLSAIFIFLVLFETLRRRLGGIGGRELLRNLKKIALATVCMAAFLFLLRPYARGWAGYLGVVGATAVFYGVLILFLRPRSGEKVVEVGKKLAGFLLRRK from the coding sequence TTGCTCGCTGCATTCTTCGATATAATGTACTCCATGAATCTTCGAAAGGAAAGCCTTACCAGGGCGGCATTCGTTATTCTGGTAGCCACCTTTGCCAGCCGGGTTCTCGGCTTTGTGCGGGAAATCCTCATTGCCCACTTCTTCGGTGCCCGGGCTGTTACCGATAGCTACCTCGTAGCCACGATTTTGCCTTCTACGCTGGCCGGTTTAGTAAGTGGAGCTTTAACCACCGTTTTCATCTCCCTTTTTATTGAAGAGCGGGAAAAACATGGGGAAGAAAAAGCCTGGGAGGGTGCCCGGGTGGTTCTGCGGGCTTCATTAGTGTACCTTGTGGCTGCTACTTTCGTTTCGTATCTTCTTTTGCCGTATTTTGTGAGAGCAATAGCCCCGGGCTTTCAGGGAGAGCGCTTAGCACTTTCGCTCTCTATGGGATACCTCATGATGCCTTCTTTAGTGTTCCTGGGGCTTTTGGGTCTTTTTACCGGCATCATGAACGCTTATCAGGTTTTCACCCTGCCAGCTCTGGCTGGTCTACTCTATAACACCTGCTTGATTTCCTTTCTCTGGTGGGCAAGGAGCTATCCCGTTGTTGGTCTCAGCCTCGGCCATATGCTGGGAGTCCTGGGACAATTCCTGATTCTTTTCTTTGCCCTGAGGAAGAGGAAACCCTTTGGGGGACGGTGGTCCTTTTCCCATCCCATTCTGGTCAGAACCTGGAAACTGATGCTTCCCATTCTTGTGGGAACGGGAGTGGGGTACCTCAACCTCATTGTGGACCGTATTTTCGCTTCTCTGCTTCCTGTAGGTACCATTACTGCTTTGAATTTCGCCTTTCGGGTTCGAGAGATTCCCACCGGGCTTTTTGGTTCGGCCATCGGCCAGGCGGTTTATCCCTCCACGTCCCTCAAGGTAACAAGGGGGAAAATCGAAGAACTCCGGGACCTTTTCTCCCGCTCCTTAGAGGGCTTGTTGCTTTTCATTCTTCCGGCCACTGTGGGGCTCCTGATAATTCCCCGGGAAACCATTCAGATACTCTTTGAACGAGGGGCCTTTGACCCGCACGCTACCGGTGTAACTGCCCAGGCGCTTTTCTTCTATGCCCTGGGCTTGCCGGCTTCGGCTTCTTTACAGATTGTGGGGCAGGTGTTCTACGCTTTTCAGGACACCGCTACACCCGTTAAGGTAGGTGTCATGGGGCTTGCTATGAATATTGCACTTAACGCCCTTCTGGTGCGCTCCATGGCCCACCGGGGACTGGCCCTGGCCACCTCCCTGAGTGCCATTTTTATATTTCTTGTGCTCTTCGAAACCCTGCGCCGACGCCTGGGGGGTATCGGGGGGAGAGAACTTCTCCGAAACCTTAAGAAGATCGCTCTTGCCACGGTCTGTATGGCGGCATTTCTCTTTTTGTTGCGTCCCTATGCCCGGGGGTGGGCAGGGTATCTGGGAGTAGTGGGGGCAACAGCAGTTTTCTACGGGGTGCTCATTCTCTTCCTCCGTCCCCGAAGCGGCGAGAAAGTGGTTGAAGTAGGGAAGAAGTTGGCTGGATTTCTCCTGAGGCGAAAGTGA